The following are encoded together in the Neomonachus schauinslandi chromosome 15, ASM220157v2, whole genome shotgun sequence genome:
- the MYO1C gene encoding unconventional myosin-Ic isoform X2 encodes MRYRASALGSDGVRVTMESALTARDRVGVQDFVLLENFTSEAAFIENLRRRFRENLIYTYIGPVLVSVNPYRDLQIYSRQHMERYRGVSFYEVPPHLFAVADTVYRALRTERRDQAVMISGESGAGKTEATKRLLQFYAETCPAPERGGAVRDRLLQSNPVLEAFGNAKTLRNDNSSRFGKYMDVQFDFKGAPVGGHILSYLLEKSRVVHQNHGERNFHVFYQLLEGGEEEILRRLGLERNPQSYLYLVKGQCAKVSSINDKSDWKVVRKALTVIDFTEEEVEDLLSIVASVLHLGNIHFAADEESNAQVTTENQLKYLTRLLGVEGSTLREALTHRKIIAKGEELLSPLNLEQAAYARDALAKAVYSRTFTWLVRKINRSLASKDAESPSWRSTTVLGLLDIYGFEVFQHNSFEQFCINYCNEKLQQLFIELTLKSEQEEYEAEGIAWEPVQYFNNKIICDLVEEKFKGIISILDEECLRPGEATDLTFLEKLEDTIKHHPHFLTHKLADQRTRKSLDRGEFRLLHYAGEVTYSVAGFLDKNNDLLFRNLKETMCSSENPIMSQCFDRSELSDKKRPETVATQFKMSLLQLVEILKSKEPAYVRCIKPNDAKQPGRFDEVLIRHQVKYLGLMENLRVRRAGFAYRRKYETFLQRYKSLCPETWPTWAGRPQDGVAVLLRHLGYKAEEYKMGRTKIFIRFPKTLFATEDALEVRRQSLATKIQAAWRGFHWRQKFLRVKRSAICIQSWWRGTLGRRKAAKRKWAAQTIRRLIRGFILRHAPRCPENAFFLDHVRTSFLLNLRRHLPRNVLDTSWPTPPPALREASELLRELCMKNMVWKYCRSISPEWKQQLQQKAVASEIFRGKKDNYPQSVPRLFISTRLGADEISPKVLQALGSEPIQYAVPVVKYDRKGYKARSRQLLLTPSAVVIVEDAKVKQRIDYANLTGISVSSLSDSLFVLHVQREDNKQKGDVVLQSDHVIETLTKTALSADRVNNININQGSITFAGGPGRDGIIDFTPGSELLITKAKNGHLAVVAPRLNSR; translated from the exons ATGCGCTACCGGGCGTCG GCCCTGGGCAGTGACGGGGTGCGGGTAACCATGGAGAGTGCCCTGACCGCCCGGGACCGGGTGGGGGTACAGGATTTCGTGCTTCTGGAGAACTTCACCAGTGAGGCAGCCTTCATCGAGAACCTGCGGCGACGGTTCCGGGAGAACCTCATTTAT accTATATTGGCCCCGTCCTGGTCTCTGTCAACCCCTACCGGGACCTGCAGATCTACAGCCGGCAGCACATGGAGCGTTACCGGGGTGTCAGCTTCTATGAGGTGCCACCCCACCT GTTTGCGGTGGCCGACACGGTGTACCGGGCACTGCGCACAGAGCGCCGGGATCAGGCCGTGATGATCTCTGGGGAGAGCGGGGCGGGCAAGACAGAGGCCACCAAGCGGCTGCTACAGTTCTATGCTGAGACCTGCCCAGCCCCGGAGCGGGGGGGTGCTGTGCGTGACCGGCTGCTGCAGAGCAACCCTGTGCTGGAG GCCTTCGGAAATGCCAAGACCCTCCGGAATGATAACTCCAGCAGGTTTGGGAAGTACATGGATGTGCAGTTTGACTTCAAG GGTGCGCCTGTGGGCGGGCACATCCTCAGTTACCTCCTGGAGAAGTCCCGGGTGGTGCACCAGAACCACGGGGAGAGGAACTTCCACGTCTTCTACCAGCTGCTGGAAGGCGGCGAGGAGGAGATACTGCGCAGGCTGGGCTTGGAACGGAACCCCCAGAGCTACCTGTACCTGGTGAAG ggCCAGTGTGCCAAAGTCTCCTCCATCAACGACAAGAGTGACTGGAAGGTGGTCAGGAAGGCCCTGACAGTCATCGACTTCACTGAGGAGGAAGTCGAG GACCTGCTCAGTATCGTGGCCAGCGTCCTGCACCTGGGCAACATCCACTTTGCTGCCGACGAGGAGAGCAATGCCCAGGTCACCACCGAGAACCAGCTCAAGTATCTGACCAGG CTGCTCGGAGTGGAAGGCTCAACGTTGCGGGAGGCCCTGACACACAGGAAGATTATTGCCAAGGGAGAAGAG CTCCTGAGCCCGCTGAACCTAGAACAGGCTGCGTACGCGCGAGATGCTCTCGCCAAGGCTGTGTACAGTCGCACTTTTACCTGGCTGGTCAGGAAGATCAACAGGTCGCTGGCCTCCAAG GATGCTGAGAGCCCCAGTTGGCGGAGTACCACAGTCCTCGGGCTCCTGGACATTTATGGCTTTGAAGTGTTTCAGCACAACAG CTTTGAGCAGTTCTGCATCAATTACTGCAATGAGAAGCTGCAGCAGCTCTTCATCGAGCTCACCCTCAAGTCGGAACAGGAGGAGTATGAGGCAGAGGGCATCGCG TGGGAGCCTGTCCAGTATTTCAACAATAAGATCATCTGTGACCTGGTGGAGGAGAAGTTCAAGGGCATCATCTCCATTTTG GATGAGGAATGTCTGCGCCCTGGGGAGGCCACGGATCTGACCTTCCTGGAGAAGTTGGAGGACACGATCAAGCACCATCCGCACTTCCTGAC GCACAAGCTGGCTGACCAGCGGACCAGGAAATCTCTGGACCGTGGGGAGTTCCGCCTCCTGCACTATGCTGGAGAGGTGACCTACAGTGTGGCCG gGTTTCTGGATAAAAACAATGACCTTCTCTTCCGgaacctgaaggag ACCATGTGCAGCTCCGAAAATCCCATCATGAGCCAGTGCTTTGACCGGAGTGAGCTCAGCGACAAGAAGCGGCCGGAGACG GTTGCCACCCAGTTCAAGATGAGCCTCCTGCAGCTGGTGGAGATCCTCAAGTCCAAGGAGCCCGCCTATGTCCGCTGCATCAAGCCCAATGATGCCAAACAGCCCG GCCGCTTTGATGAAGTGCTGATTCGGCACCAGGTGAAGTACCTGGGGTTGATGGAGAACCTGCGCGTGCGCAGAGCGGGCTTTGCCTATCGCCGCAAATATGAAACTTTCCTGCAAAG ATACAAGTCACTGTGCCCAGAGACGTGGCCCACATGGGCAGGACGGCCCCAGGACGGGGTGGCTGTGCTGCTCAGGCACCTGGGCTACAAGGCAGAAGAGTACAAGATGGGCAG GACCAAGATCTTCATCCGCTTCCCCAAGACCCTGTTTGCCACAGAGGACGCCCTGGAGGTCCGTCGGCAGAGCCTCG CCACGAAGATCCAGGCCGCCTGGAGGGGCTTTCACTGGCGGCAGAAATTCCTGCGGGTGAAGCGATcag CCATCTGCATCCAGTCCTGGTGGCGGGGAACGCTGGGCCGGAGGAAGGCAGCCAAGAGAAAGTGGGCCGCGCAGACCATCCGGCG gctcatCCGCGGATTCATCCTGCGCCACGCACCCCGTTGCCCTGAGAACGCCTTCTTCCTGGACCACGTGCGCACCTCTTTTTTGCTCAACCTGCGGCGGCATCTGCCCCGGAATGTCTTGGACACTTCCTGGCCCACACCACCGCCTGCGCTGCGTGAG GCCTCAGAGCTTCTCCGGGAGCTGTGCATGAAGAACATGGTGTGGAAGTACTGCAGGAGTATCAGCCCCGAGTGGAAGCAGCAG CTGCAGCAAAAAGCCGTGGCTAGTGAGATCTTCAGGGGCAAGAAAGACAATTACCCCCAGAGTGTCCCCAGGCTCTTCATCAGCACACGGCTTG GTGCAGACGAGATCAGCCCCAAAGTGCTGCAGGCCCTCGGCTCTGAGCCCATCCAG TATGCCGTGCCCGTAGTGAAATACGACCGCAAGGGCTACAAAGCCCGCTCCCGGCAGCTGCTGCTGACCCCCAGCGCCGTGGTCATCGTAGAGGACGCCAAAGTCAAGCAGAGGATCGACTACGCCAACCTGACCG gGATCTCTGTCAGCAGCCTGAGCGACAGTCTCTTCGTGCTGCACGTGCAGCGGGAGGACAACAAGCAGAAG GGGGATGTGGTGCTGCAGAGTGACCATGTGATTGAGACACTGACCAAGACTGCCCTCAGCGCTGACCGCGTGAACAACATCAACATCAACCAGGGCAG CATCACGTTTGCAGGGGGCCCCGGCAGGGATGGCATTATCGACTTCACACCTGGCTCAGAACTGCTCATCACCAAGGCCAAGAACGGGCACCTGGCTGTG GTGGCCCCACGGCTGAACTCTCGGTGA
- the MYO1C gene encoding unconventional myosin-Ic isoform X3, with protein MRYRASALGSDGVRVTMESALTARDRVGVQDFVLLENFTSEAAFIENLRRRFRENLIYTYIGPVLVSVNPYRDLQIYSRQHMERYRGVSFYEVPPHLFAVADTVYRALRTERRDQAVMISGESGAGKTEATKRLLQFYAETCPAPERGGAVRDRLLQSNPVLEAFGNAKTLRNDNSSRFGKYMDVQFDFKGAPVGGHILSYLLEKSRVVHQNHGERNFHVFYQLLEGGEEEILRRLGLERNPQSYLYLVKGQCAKVSSINDKSDWKVVRKALTVIDFTEEEVEDLLSIVASVLHLGNIHFAADEESNAQVTTENQLKYLTRLLSPLNLEQAAYARDALAKAVYSRTFTWLVRKINRSLASKDAESPSWRSTTVLGLLDIYGFEVFQHNSFEQFCINYCNEKLQQLFIELTLKSEQEEYEAEGIAWEPVQYFNNKIICDLVEEKFKGIISILDEECLRPGEATDLTFLEKLEDTIKHHPHFLTHKLADQRTRKSLDRGEFRLLHYAGEVTYSVAGFLDKNNDLLFRNLKETMCSSENPIMSQCFDRSELSDKKRPETVATQFKMSLLQLVEILKSKEPAYVRCIKPNDAKQPGRFDEVLIRHQVKYLGLMENLRVRRAGFAYRRKYETFLQRYKSLCPETWPTWAGRPQDGVAVLLRHLGYKAEEYKMGRTKIFIRFPKTLFATEDALEVRRQSLATKIQAAWRGFHWRQKFLRVKRSAICIQSWWRGTLGRRKAAKRKWAAQTIRRLIRGFILRHAPRCPENAFFLDHVRTSFLLNLRRHLPRNVLDTSWPTPPPALREASELLRELCMKNMVWKYCRSISPEWKQQLQQKAVASEIFRGKKDNYPQSVPRLFISTRLGADEISPKVLQALGSEPIQYAVPVVKYDRKGYKARSRQLLLTPSAVVIVEDAKVKQRIDYANLTGISVSSLSDSLFVLHVQREDNKQKGDVVLQSDHVIETLTKTALSADRVNNININQGSITFAGGPGRDGIIDFTPGSELLITKAKNGHLAVVAPRLNSR; from the exons ATGCGCTACCGGGCGTCG GCCCTGGGCAGTGACGGGGTGCGGGTAACCATGGAGAGTGCCCTGACCGCCCGGGACCGGGTGGGGGTACAGGATTTCGTGCTTCTGGAGAACTTCACCAGTGAGGCAGCCTTCATCGAGAACCTGCGGCGACGGTTCCGGGAGAACCTCATTTAT accTATATTGGCCCCGTCCTGGTCTCTGTCAACCCCTACCGGGACCTGCAGATCTACAGCCGGCAGCACATGGAGCGTTACCGGGGTGTCAGCTTCTATGAGGTGCCACCCCACCT GTTTGCGGTGGCCGACACGGTGTACCGGGCACTGCGCACAGAGCGCCGGGATCAGGCCGTGATGATCTCTGGGGAGAGCGGGGCGGGCAAGACAGAGGCCACCAAGCGGCTGCTACAGTTCTATGCTGAGACCTGCCCAGCCCCGGAGCGGGGGGGTGCTGTGCGTGACCGGCTGCTGCAGAGCAACCCTGTGCTGGAG GCCTTCGGAAATGCCAAGACCCTCCGGAATGATAACTCCAGCAGGTTTGGGAAGTACATGGATGTGCAGTTTGACTTCAAG GGTGCGCCTGTGGGCGGGCACATCCTCAGTTACCTCCTGGAGAAGTCCCGGGTGGTGCACCAGAACCACGGGGAGAGGAACTTCCACGTCTTCTACCAGCTGCTGGAAGGCGGCGAGGAGGAGATACTGCGCAGGCTGGGCTTGGAACGGAACCCCCAGAGCTACCTGTACCTGGTGAAG ggCCAGTGTGCCAAAGTCTCCTCCATCAACGACAAGAGTGACTGGAAGGTGGTCAGGAAGGCCCTGACAGTCATCGACTTCACTGAGGAGGAAGTCGAG GACCTGCTCAGTATCGTGGCCAGCGTCCTGCACCTGGGCAACATCCACTTTGCTGCCGACGAGGAGAGCAATGCCCAGGTCACCACCGAGAACCAGCTCAAGTATCTGACCAGG CTCCTGAGCCCGCTGAACCTAGAACAGGCTGCGTACGCGCGAGATGCTCTCGCCAAGGCTGTGTACAGTCGCACTTTTACCTGGCTGGTCAGGAAGATCAACAGGTCGCTGGCCTCCAAG GATGCTGAGAGCCCCAGTTGGCGGAGTACCACAGTCCTCGGGCTCCTGGACATTTATGGCTTTGAAGTGTTTCAGCACAACAG CTTTGAGCAGTTCTGCATCAATTACTGCAATGAGAAGCTGCAGCAGCTCTTCATCGAGCTCACCCTCAAGTCGGAACAGGAGGAGTATGAGGCAGAGGGCATCGCG TGGGAGCCTGTCCAGTATTTCAACAATAAGATCATCTGTGACCTGGTGGAGGAGAAGTTCAAGGGCATCATCTCCATTTTG GATGAGGAATGTCTGCGCCCTGGGGAGGCCACGGATCTGACCTTCCTGGAGAAGTTGGAGGACACGATCAAGCACCATCCGCACTTCCTGAC GCACAAGCTGGCTGACCAGCGGACCAGGAAATCTCTGGACCGTGGGGAGTTCCGCCTCCTGCACTATGCTGGAGAGGTGACCTACAGTGTGGCCG gGTTTCTGGATAAAAACAATGACCTTCTCTTCCGgaacctgaaggag ACCATGTGCAGCTCCGAAAATCCCATCATGAGCCAGTGCTTTGACCGGAGTGAGCTCAGCGACAAGAAGCGGCCGGAGACG GTTGCCACCCAGTTCAAGATGAGCCTCCTGCAGCTGGTGGAGATCCTCAAGTCCAAGGAGCCCGCCTATGTCCGCTGCATCAAGCCCAATGATGCCAAACAGCCCG GCCGCTTTGATGAAGTGCTGATTCGGCACCAGGTGAAGTACCTGGGGTTGATGGAGAACCTGCGCGTGCGCAGAGCGGGCTTTGCCTATCGCCGCAAATATGAAACTTTCCTGCAAAG ATACAAGTCACTGTGCCCAGAGACGTGGCCCACATGGGCAGGACGGCCCCAGGACGGGGTGGCTGTGCTGCTCAGGCACCTGGGCTACAAGGCAGAAGAGTACAAGATGGGCAG GACCAAGATCTTCATCCGCTTCCCCAAGACCCTGTTTGCCACAGAGGACGCCCTGGAGGTCCGTCGGCAGAGCCTCG CCACGAAGATCCAGGCCGCCTGGAGGGGCTTTCACTGGCGGCAGAAATTCCTGCGGGTGAAGCGATcag CCATCTGCATCCAGTCCTGGTGGCGGGGAACGCTGGGCCGGAGGAAGGCAGCCAAGAGAAAGTGGGCCGCGCAGACCATCCGGCG gctcatCCGCGGATTCATCCTGCGCCACGCACCCCGTTGCCCTGAGAACGCCTTCTTCCTGGACCACGTGCGCACCTCTTTTTTGCTCAACCTGCGGCGGCATCTGCCCCGGAATGTCTTGGACACTTCCTGGCCCACACCACCGCCTGCGCTGCGTGAG GCCTCAGAGCTTCTCCGGGAGCTGTGCATGAAGAACATGGTGTGGAAGTACTGCAGGAGTATCAGCCCCGAGTGGAAGCAGCAG CTGCAGCAAAAAGCCGTGGCTAGTGAGATCTTCAGGGGCAAGAAAGACAATTACCCCCAGAGTGTCCCCAGGCTCTTCATCAGCACACGGCTTG GTGCAGACGAGATCAGCCCCAAAGTGCTGCAGGCCCTCGGCTCTGAGCCCATCCAG TATGCCGTGCCCGTAGTGAAATACGACCGCAAGGGCTACAAAGCCCGCTCCCGGCAGCTGCTGCTGACCCCCAGCGCCGTGGTCATCGTAGAGGACGCCAAAGTCAAGCAGAGGATCGACTACGCCAACCTGACCG gGATCTCTGTCAGCAGCCTGAGCGACAGTCTCTTCGTGCTGCACGTGCAGCGGGAGGACAACAAGCAGAAG GGGGATGTGGTGCTGCAGAGTGACCATGTGATTGAGACACTGACCAAGACTGCCCTCAGCGCTGACCGCGTGAACAACATCAACATCAACCAGGGCAG CATCACGTTTGCAGGGGGCCCCGGCAGGGATGGCATTATCGACTTCACACCTGGCTCAGAACTGCTCATCACCAAGGCCAAGAACGGGCACCTGGCTGTG GTGGCCCCACGGCTGAACTCTCGGTGA
- the MYO1C gene encoding unconventional myosin-Ic isoform X1 encodes MALQVELIPTGEIIRVVHPHRPCKLALGSDGVRVTMESALTARDRVGVQDFVLLENFTSEAAFIENLRRRFRENLIYTYIGPVLVSVNPYRDLQIYSRQHMERYRGVSFYEVPPHLFAVADTVYRALRTERRDQAVMISGESGAGKTEATKRLLQFYAETCPAPERGGAVRDRLLQSNPVLEAFGNAKTLRNDNSSRFGKYMDVQFDFKGAPVGGHILSYLLEKSRVVHQNHGERNFHVFYQLLEGGEEEILRRLGLERNPQSYLYLVKGQCAKVSSINDKSDWKVVRKALTVIDFTEEEVEDLLSIVASVLHLGNIHFAADEESNAQVTTENQLKYLTRLLGVEGSTLREALTHRKIIAKGEELLSPLNLEQAAYARDALAKAVYSRTFTWLVRKINRSLASKDAESPSWRSTTVLGLLDIYGFEVFQHNSFEQFCINYCNEKLQQLFIELTLKSEQEEYEAEGIAWEPVQYFNNKIICDLVEEKFKGIISILDEECLRPGEATDLTFLEKLEDTIKHHPHFLTHKLADQRTRKSLDRGEFRLLHYAGEVTYSVAGFLDKNNDLLFRNLKETMCSSENPIMSQCFDRSELSDKKRPETVATQFKMSLLQLVEILKSKEPAYVRCIKPNDAKQPGRFDEVLIRHQVKYLGLMENLRVRRAGFAYRRKYETFLQRYKSLCPETWPTWAGRPQDGVAVLLRHLGYKAEEYKMGRTKIFIRFPKTLFATEDALEVRRQSLATKIQAAWRGFHWRQKFLRVKRSAICIQSWWRGTLGRRKAAKRKWAAQTIRRLIRGFILRHAPRCPENAFFLDHVRTSFLLNLRRHLPRNVLDTSWPTPPPALREASELLRELCMKNMVWKYCRSISPEWKQQLQQKAVASEIFRGKKDNYPQSVPRLFISTRLGADEISPKVLQALGSEPIQYAVPVVKYDRKGYKARSRQLLLTPSAVVIVEDAKVKQRIDYANLTGISVSSLSDSLFVLHVQREDNKQKGDVVLQSDHVIETLTKTALSADRVNNININQGSITFAGGPGRDGIIDFTPGSELLITKAKNGHLAVVAPRLNSR; translated from the exons GCCCTGGGCAGTGACGGGGTGCGGGTAACCATGGAGAGTGCCCTGACCGCCCGGGACCGGGTGGGGGTACAGGATTTCGTGCTTCTGGAGAACTTCACCAGTGAGGCAGCCTTCATCGAGAACCTGCGGCGACGGTTCCGGGAGAACCTCATTTAT accTATATTGGCCCCGTCCTGGTCTCTGTCAACCCCTACCGGGACCTGCAGATCTACAGCCGGCAGCACATGGAGCGTTACCGGGGTGTCAGCTTCTATGAGGTGCCACCCCACCT GTTTGCGGTGGCCGACACGGTGTACCGGGCACTGCGCACAGAGCGCCGGGATCAGGCCGTGATGATCTCTGGGGAGAGCGGGGCGGGCAAGACAGAGGCCACCAAGCGGCTGCTACAGTTCTATGCTGAGACCTGCCCAGCCCCGGAGCGGGGGGGTGCTGTGCGTGACCGGCTGCTGCAGAGCAACCCTGTGCTGGAG GCCTTCGGAAATGCCAAGACCCTCCGGAATGATAACTCCAGCAGGTTTGGGAAGTACATGGATGTGCAGTTTGACTTCAAG GGTGCGCCTGTGGGCGGGCACATCCTCAGTTACCTCCTGGAGAAGTCCCGGGTGGTGCACCAGAACCACGGGGAGAGGAACTTCCACGTCTTCTACCAGCTGCTGGAAGGCGGCGAGGAGGAGATACTGCGCAGGCTGGGCTTGGAACGGAACCCCCAGAGCTACCTGTACCTGGTGAAG ggCCAGTGTGCCAAAGTCTCCTCCATCAACGACAAGAGTGACTGGAAGGTGGTCAGGAAGGCCCTGACAGTCATCGACTTCACTGAGGAGGAAGTCGAG GACCTGCTCAGTATCGTGGCCAGCGTCCTGCACCTGGGCAACATCCACTTTGCTGCCGACGAGGAGAGCAATGCCCAGGTCACCACCGAGAACCAGCTCAAGTATCTGACCAGG CTGCTCGGAGTGGAAGGCTCAACGTTGCGGGAGGCCCTGACACACAGGAAGATTATTGCCAAGGGAGAAGAG CTCCTGAGCCCGCTGAACCTAGAACAGGCTGCGTACGCGCGAGATGCTCTCGCCAAGGCTGTGTACAGTCGCACTTTTACCTGGCTGGTCAGGAAGATCAACAGGTCGCTGGCCTCCAAG GATGCTGAGAGCCCCAGTTGGCGGAGTACCACAGTCCTCGGGCTCCTGGACATTTATGGCTTTGAAGTGTTTCAGCACAACAG CTTTGAGCAGTTCTGCATCAATTACTGCAATGAGAAGCTGCAGCAGCTCTTCATCGAGCTCACCCTCAAGTCGGAACAGGAGGAGTATGAGGCAGAGGGCATCGCG TGGGAGCCTGTCCAGTATTTCAACAATAAGATCATCTGTGACCTGGTGGAGGAGAAGTTCAAGGGCATCATCTCCATTTTG GATGAGGAATGTCTGCGCCCTGGGGAGGCCACGGATCTGACCTTCCTGGAGAAGTTGGAGGACACGATCAAGCACCATCCGCACTTCCTGAC GCACAAGCTGGCTGACCAGCGGACCAGGAAATCTCTGGACCGTGGGGAGTTCCGCCTCCTGCACTATGCTGGAGAGGTGACCTACAGTGTGGCCG gGTTTCTGGATAAAAACAATGACCTTCTCTTCCGgaacctgaaggag ACCATGTGCAGCTCCGAAAATCCCATCATGAGCCAGTGCTTTGACCGGAGTGAGCTCAGCGACAAGAAGCGGCCGGAGACG GTTGCCACCCAGTTCAAGATGAGCCTCCTGCAGCTGGTGGAGATCCTCAAGTCCAAGGAGCCCGCCTATGTCCGCTGCATCAAGCCCAATGATGCCAAACAGCCCG GCCGCTTTGATGAAGTGCTGATTCGGCACCAGGTGAAGTACCTGGGGTTGATGGAGAACCTGCGCGTGCGCAGAGCGGGCTTTGCCTATCGCCGCAAATATGAAACTTTCCTGCAAAG ATACAAGTCACTGTGCCCAGAGACGTGGCCCACATGGGCAGGACGGCCCCAGGACGGGGTGGCTGTGCTGCTCAGGCACCTGGGCTACAAGGCAGAAGAGTACAAGATGGGCAG GACCAAGATCTTCATCCGCTTCCCCAAGACCCTGTTTGCCACAGAGGACGCCCTGGAGGTCCGTCGGCAGAGCCTCG CCACGAAGATCCAGGCCGCCTGGAGGGGCTTTCACTGGCGGCAGAAATTCCTGCGGGTGAAGCGATcag CCATCTGCATCCAGTCCTGGTGGCGGGGAACGCTGGGCCGGAGGAAGGCAGCCAAGAGAAAGTGGGCCGCGCAGACCATCCGGCG gctcatCCGCGGATTCATCCTGCGCCACGCACCCCGTTGCCCTGAGAACGCCTTCTTCCTGGACCACGTGCGCACCTCTTTTTTGCTCAACCTGCGGCGGCATCTGCCCCGGAATGTCTTGGACACTTCCTGGCCCACACCACCGCCTGCGCTGCGTGAG GCCTCAGAGCTTCTCCGGGAGCTGTGCATGAAGAACATGGTGTGGAAGTACTGCAGGAGTATCAGCCCCGAGTGGAAGCAGCAG CTGCAGCAAAAAGCCGTGGCTAGTGAGATCTTCAGGGGCAAGAAAGACAATTACCCCCAGAGTGTCCCCAGGCTCTTCATCAGCACACGGCTTG GTGCAGACGAGATCAGCCCCAAAGTGCTGCAGGCCCTCGGCTCTGAGCCCATCCAG TATGCCGTGCCCGTAGTGAAATACGACCGCAAGGGCTACAAAGCCCGCTCCCGGCAGCTGCTGCTGACCCCCAGCGCCGTGGTCATCGTAGAGGACGCCAAAGTCAAGCAGAGGATCGACTACGCCAACCTGACCG gGATCTCTGTCAGCAGCCTGAGCGACAGTCTCTTCGTGCTGCACGTGCAGCGGGAGGACAACAAGCAGAAG GGGGATGTGGTGCTGCAGAGTGACCATGTGATTGAGACACTGACCAAGACTGCCCTCAGCGCTGACCGCGTGAACAACATCAACATCAACCAGGGCAG CATCACGTTTGCAGGGGGCCCCGGCAGGGATGGCATTATCGACTTCACACCTGGCTCAGAACTGCTCATCACCAAGGCCAAGAACGGGCACCTGGCTGTG GTGGCCCCACGGCTGAACTCTCGGTGA